The Ochrobactrum quorumnocens genome has a segment encoding these proteins:
- a CDS encoding Lrp/AsnC family transcriptional regulator: MPDSELDMIDRKILISLQTDGKISIGDLAERVGLSPSPCARRVRMLEKAGIIKGYAAVVDQKRVGLPVNAFASIKLERQREEDLDRFEETVSRWPEVLDCYLMTGQRDYLMRIVAADLEAYERFIKDKLTRLDNIASIETSFALGQVKRSNVLPLN, encoded by the coding sequence ATGCCAGATTCCGAATTAGACATGATTGACCGCAAGATACTCATCAGCTTGCAGACCGATGGCAAGATTTCCATCGGCGATCTGGCGGAGAGGGTTGGCCTTTCACCCTCGCCTTGCGCCCGGCGGGTGCGGATGCTGGAAAAGGCTGGTATCATCAAAGGCTATGCGGCTGTTGTTGACCAGAAGCGGGTTGGTCTTCCCGTCAACGCTTTTGCATCAATCAAGCTTGAGCGCCAGCGTGAGGAAGATCTCGACCGTTTCGAGGAAACCGTTTCACGCTGGCCGGAAGTGCTGGATTGCTACCTTATGACAGGCCAGCGCGATTACCTCATGCGAATCGTTGCGGCGGACCTTGAGGCCTATGAGCGTTTCATCAAGGACAAGCTGACCCGGCTCGACAATATAGCATCCATCGAAACCAGTTTCGCCTTGGGCCAGGTTAAGCGTTCGAACGTATTACCGCTGAACTGA